Proteins encoded within one genomic window of Bacillus thuringiensis:
- the serC gene encoding 3-phosphoserine/phosphohydroxythreonine transaminase — protein MERVYNFSAGPSILPLPVLEKVQKELLNYNGTGMSIMEMSHRSSYFQSIIDEASNLLRELMNIPDEYEVLFLQGGASLQFSMIPLNIMNTYKKAGYVLTGSWSKKALQEAEKVGEVQVIASSEKEKFTTIPKLDGLLGDEKLDYVHITTNNTIEGTKYVDIPHVDKVPLVADMSSNILSEQYDVTKFGLIYAGAQKNLGPAGLTIAIIKRDLIGGADRSCPTMLNYETYSKNNSLYNTPPSFSIYVTKLVLEWLKEQGGVSAIEEQNRMKSSLLYNFLDESKLFTSPVDSTYRSLMNIPFTTPSEELNNQFLQKAKERGLVTLKGHRSVGGMRASIYNAMPVHGVQQLVNYMKEFELENR, from the coding sequence ATGGAAAGAGTATATAATTTTTCAGCTGGACCATCTATACTCCCTTTGCCAGTTTTAGAGAAAGTGCAAAAGGAGCTTTTAAATTATAACGGGACAGGCATGTCTATTATGGAAATGAGTCATCGATCTTCTTATTTTCAAAGTATTATTGATGAAGCGAGTAACTTACTACGTGAATTAATGAACATTCCTGATGAGTATGAAGTATTGTTTTTACAAGGCGGTGCGTCATTACAATTTTCTATGATACCGCTGAATATAATGAATACGTATAAAAAAGCAGGGTACGTACTGACTGGCTCATGGTCTAAAAAGGCATTGCAAGAAGCCGAAAAAGTAGGAGAAGTACAAGTGATTGCTTCTTCTGAAAAAGAGAAGTTTACTACAATTCCTAAACTGGATGGTTTACTAGGCGATGAAAAACTAGATTATGTACATATTACAACGAACAATACAATTGAGGGGACGAAATATGTGGACATTCCACATGTAGATAAAGTACCGCTCGTTGCGGATATGTCCTCAAATATTTTATCAGAACAATATGATGTTACGAAGTTTGGGCTTATATATGCGGGTGCGCAAAAGAATTTAGGGCCAGCGGGCTTAACAATTGCTATTATAAAAAGAGATTTAATTGGAGGAGCAGATCGCTCTTGTCCGACGATGTTAAACTATGAAACTTACAGCAAAAATAACTCCTTATATAATACACCGCCATCCTTTAGTATTTACGTAACGAAACTTGTATTAGAGTGGTTGAAAGAGCAAGGCGGCGTATCTGCGATTGAAGAACAAAATAGAATGAAATCTTCACTTCTTTACAATTTCTTAGATGAATCAAAATTGTTTACTTCACCAGTTGATTCTACGTATCGATCACTTATGAACATTCCGTTTACAACGCCATCAGAAGAGCTTAACAATCAATTTTTACAAAAAGCGAAAGAACGCGGCCTTGTTACGCTAAAAGGACATCGCTCAGTCGGTGGTATGCGCGCTAGTATTTACAATGCGATGCCAGTACACGGTGTACAGCAATTAGTAAATTATATGAAGGAATTTGAGCTTGAGAATAGATAG
- a CDS encoding DUF378 domain-containing protein — protein MKFLSYLTVILVILGGLNWLFVALDYNVVEKWFGSMPALVDTIYWLIGLSAIYQIFDRFFTDN, from the coding sequence ATGAAATTTTTGTCTTACCTTACAGTAATTTTGGTGATTCTTGGCGGTTTGAATTGGTTATTTGTAGCGTTAGATTACAATGTAGTTGAGAAATGGTTTGGTTCTATGCCGGCGCTTGTGGACACTATTTATTGGCTCATTGGTCTTTCTGCTATTTATCAAATTTTTGATCGGTTCTTCACGGACAATTAG
- a CDS encoding glycoside hydrolase family 113 yields MKKNKSLISFLGVFIMLFSFCFQGNVQADVNTVQSGKIKSGNVTVWEVGNVAKVLADVERLNLNTVNVPIQVDIPNVTSTNMVINQAQKQQAIILIQELLKRNIQVIVEPFPYIQQGNVGETEWNPSNINDFFWNWKTVILQDIFNSITSKYNVYGLKIASNFVNMEYAEGYWSDTIDFVRQQYKGNVLYQMNWWLTASFDSSYEAKFVEKINRPYLKKVDIVSIDSWFEVSGKRNPTYEEVKKSLFATTVYNRGQNVVQQLEQLHKATGKPVYFGGFNVPARELGLQNPWNPDVSNVFSKDVQLNGWRAYRDVLEPKPYFKGFSIWFIGSNNSTHAYQIHSKEAEAVINGWYRK; encoded by the coding sequence GTGAAGAAAAATAAGAGTTTAATAAGTTTTTTAGGAGTGTTTATTATGCTGTTTTCTTTTTGTTTTCAAGGAAATGTACAGGCAGATGTAAATACTGTTCAATCTGGAAAAATCAAATCAGGAAATGTAACGGTATGGGAAGTTGGAAATGTGGCGAAAGTGTTAGCTGATGTAGAACGCTTGAATTTAAATACAGTAAATGTACCGATTCAGGTAGATATTCCGAACGTGACTTCTACGAACATGGTAATTAATCAAGCGCAAAAGCAACAGGCTATTATTTTAATTCAAGAATTATTAAAGCGTAATATTCAAGTTATTGTGGAACCGTTCCCATATATTCAGCAAGGGAATGTTGGGGAAACGGAATGGAATCCAAGTAATATTAATGATTTCTTCTGGAATTGGAAAACGGTTATTCTACAAGATATTTTTAATTCGATTACAAGTAAATACAATGTATACGGGCTCAAGATTGCTTCTAATTTCGTAAATATGGAATATGCAGAAGGATATTGGAGCGATACAATTGATTTCGTCCGTCAGCAGTATAAAGGAAATGTTTTGTATCAAATGAATTGGTGGTTAACTGCAAGCTTTGATTCTTCGTATGAAGCGAAGTTTGTAGAGAAAATAAATCGTCCGTATTTAAAAAAGGTTGATATTGTAAGTATTGATAGTTGGTTTGAAGTTTCAGGAAAAAGAAATCCAACATACGAAGAAGTAAAGAAAAGTTTATTTGCGACGACAGTGTATAATCGTGGGCAAAATGTTGTGCAGCAATTGGAACAATTACATAAAGCAACAGGAAAACCAGTTTACTTTGGTGGATTTAACGTTCCAGCACGTGAACTTGGACTACAAAATCCGTGGAATCCAGATGTTTCTAATGTCTTTTCAAAAGACGTACAATTAAACGGATGGCGCGCTTACCGTGATGTGTTAGAACCGAAACCATATTTTAAAGGTTTTTCAATTTGGTTTATTGGTTCTAATAATAGTACGCATGCGTATCAAATACATAGTAAAGAAGCAGAGGCAGTTATTAACGGCTGGTATCGAAAATAA
- a CDS encoding CPBP family intramembrane glutamic endopeptidase, with amino-acid sequence MILHAKSFRNKDKIQRAKIGLQLFLSILIITSIILNVVVMVTKSMPLIVVYMFTPAFSSILTRIILKEGFKDVSFSLGNLKIWKGIGLALLIPMIICGITYSIAWLSGIARFQYPEGGMLEPIYNILGLQYVPEPFSFIYLVVLSGVLGSLLNLIPVMGEEMGWRGYMLTRLVDAEFSRPILISGLIWATWHVPIVIAGLYVEGSSVLLSVLGIYFCIVPFSYIIAYLRLITGSVWPSVIIHTTWNAIIQGPFARASTGYQTEIWIGESGLITAIIILITAIIASRIVNLTK; translated from the coding sequence ATGATATTACACGCAAAATCGTTCCGTAATAAAGATAAAATCCAACGTGCTAAAATAGGACTTCAACTCTTTCTGAGTATCTTAATCATTACTTCTATTATCCTAAATGTAGTAGTAATGGTTACTAAAAGTATGCCGCTTATTGTGGTATATATGTTTACCCCAGCATTTTCTTCTATTTTGACTCGCATCATACTGAAAGAAGGGTTTAAAGATGTATCTTTTAGTCTCGGTAACTTAAAGATATGGAAGGGGATTGGTCTTGCTCTGTTAATACCTATGATAATATGTGGAATTACTTATTCTATCGCCTGGTTGAGCGGAATTGCGAGGTTTCAGTATCCAGAAGGTGGTATGTTAGAACCAATCTACAACATACTGGGACTTCAGTATGTACCGGAACCATTCAGTTTCATTTATTTAGTAGTATTGAGCGGCGTTTTAGGAAGCTTGCTTAACTTAATCCCAGTTATGGGAGAAGAAATGGGTTGGCGAGGTTATATGCTCACAAGGCTAGTCGATGCAGAGTTTTCAAGGCCTATCCTTATTAGTGGATTGATTTGGGCAACGTGGCATGTTCCAATTGTTATTGCTGGTCTATATGTAGAGGGATCATCTGTCCTACTTTCAGTACTTGGCATCTATTTTTGTATTGTGCCATTTAGTTATATTATAGCTTATTTACGACTTATCACAGGTAGCGTTTGGCCTTCGGTTATCATCCATACTACTTGGAATGCCATTATTCAAGGACCTTTCGCACGTGCAAGTACAGGATATCAAACTGAGATTTGGATTGGAGAATCTGGCTTGATAACCGCTATTATTATCTTGATTACTGCAATAATTGCGTCTCGAATAGTAAATCTTACGAAATAG
- a CDS encoding erythromycin esterase family protein: protein MNKKRIIAMVSTALLVTGCVEVGNAQTAAVENSGQSIQKNIIKSIQSQAYPLKTIEPSKSFEDLKPLKKMIGSAQYVGLGENTHGSSEIFTMKFRLVKYLVTEMGFTNFTMEEDWGNGLKLNEYIQTGKGNPREFLNLLYPTDEIIAMIEWMKDYNADPSNKKKIQFIGLDLKTLDQGSFNKVIDYVRVHRPDLLAEVEENYKELSSFTGNIQEYMKLAPEMKEKFKANAERVVRLLKDENEQANTEIIPSEYSWVKATASAIEKFTTMLLPNDYPSIIKLHEKYLADHAMWAQETFGGKTMVWGHNIHIAKGIIDEELYPYVAGQFLKERLNNNYVTIGSTTTEGNFTLYSEYNPSTGGKITTDTIPQDVTSFNYTLGKVPYNMFLLDNRHLKGQAEKWVKAKRPLLSIGGQILPNGSLYFDTSLLEQFDIIFHIRKTSPSHIK from the coding sequence ATGAATAAGAAAAGAATCATTGCAATGGTTAGTACAGCTTTATTAGTCACAGGATGTGTGGAAGTAGGAAACGCTCAAACGGCAGCAGTCGAAAATTCAGGTCAATCAATTCAAAAAAATATAATTAAATCCATACAATCACAGGCTTACCCATTAAAAACGATTGAGCCGTCAAAATCATTTGAGGATTTAAAACCACTTAAGAAAATGATTGGGAGTGCACAATATGTAGGATTAGGAGAGAATACTCATGGAAGCTCTGAAATTTTCACTATGAAGTTTCGACTTGTGAAATATTTAGTTACTGAGATGGGTTTTACAAATTTCACAATGGAAGAAGATTGGGGAAACGGCTTAAAGCTAAATGAATATATCCAAACAGGAAAAGGAAACCCTAGGGAATTTTTAAACTTGTTATATCCTACTGATGAAATTATAGCCATGATTGAGTGGATGAAAGATTATAATGCTGATCCATCCAATAAAAAAAAGATCCAATTTATTGGGCTCGACTTAAAAACGTTGGACCAAGGTAGCTTTAATAAAGTAATTGATTATGTAAGGGTGCATCGACCAGATTTGCTGGCAGAAGTAGAAGAAAATTATAAAGAATTGTCATCTTTTACTGGAAATATACAGGAATATATGAAACTTGCTCCTGAAATGAAAGAGAAGTTCAAAGCAAACGCTGAGAGAGTAGTCCGATTACTAAAAGATGAGAATGAGCAAGCCAACACAGAAATAATTCCATCCGAGTACAGCTGGGTGAAAGCAACAGCAAGTGCAATAGAGAAATTTACCACAATGCTACTTCCTAACGACTATCCAAGCATAATAAAACTACATGAGAAATACTTGGCCGATCATGCAATGTGGGCACAAGAGACATTTGGTGGTAAAACGATGGTATGGGGACACAATATTCATATAGCTAAAGGAATTATCGATGAGGAATTATACCCTTATGTTGCGGGGCAATTTTTGAAGGAACGTTTAAACAATAATTATGTCACAATTGGCAGTACAACTACGGAGGGGAATTTCACCTTATACAGCGAATATAACCCTTCCACCGGAGGTAAGATTACAACAGATACGATTCCACAAGATGTAACTAGTTTTAATTATACCCTTGGAAAAGTACCATATAATATGTTTTTGTTGGATAACCGTCACCTTAAAGGTCAAGCAGAGAAATGGGTTAAAGCAAAAAGACCATTACTAAGTATAGGGGGACAAATCCTCCCGAACGGTTCATTATACTTTGATACTTCATTGCTTGAGCAATTTGATATTATTTTTCACATTCGAAAAACAAGTCCATCTCATATTAAATAA
- a CDS encoding sensor domain-containing protein, with protein sequence MKSRFIQNGYFLLLTFVTGLFYFCFYLIALLFSFTLSFTVVGIPLVIRILQTTTPFIKFERIQTKIYTDISTESYDRSITMDTSNWAQVKLVLTDRRTWSAVYWLMQKFAIGIISLIIATIFYVMPLMLLLVPLLYRYIEMNIIFIRIDTFAKSLFVMLMGIIFTSISIRIVDSLTQKIGGYTRSMIRQLNQ encoded by the coding sequence ATGAAATCAAGATTCATCCAGAATGGTTATTTTTTATTGCTAACTTTCGTTACAGGATTGTTTTATTTTTGTTTTTATCTAATAGCTCTGCTATTCAGTTTCACCCTTTCATTTACGGTAGTTGGGATTCCACTAGTTATACGCATACTACAGACTACCACACCCTTTATCAAATTCGAGCGCATACAGACGAAAATTTATACAGATATTTCAACAGAATCTTACGATAGAAGTATAACAATGGATACATCGAATTGGGCTCAAGTGAAATTAGTGCTTACAGATCGTCGCACTTGGTCTGCTGTCTATTGGTTAATGCAGAAATTTGCGATTGGCATTATTAGTCTCATTATTGCAACCATTTTTTATGTAATGCCACTTATGTTGCTGTTGGTACCACTACTATATCGATACATCGAAATGAACATTATATTCATACGGATAGATACTTTTGCCAAGTCACTCTTTGTAATGTTAATGGGTATAATATTTACCTCCATAAGTATTAGAATAGTAGATAGTTTGACACAGAAAATTGGAGGCTATACACGTAGTATGATTCGGCAACTAAATCAATAG
- a CDS encoding hybrid sensor histidine kinase/response regulator transcription factor, with amino-acid sequence MFDMVKYWFWYDWIMLGIRLLASVSIILATLNFQDGLTLPLWIIIVWEIIAFSVPWVALLFNYKYYLFTEILLYGGLCIYLTSLFPEAYNIFLISVFLIAANSKHLSYYWTAPTTIFITTGIFYAVAPSNSYWVMVIYYGFAYVMGFAFHLLIVNHKQNEAIRKQNAVLEQYMSQIERITLAEERNRLSNELHDTVGHAYTSIIMGMETLRTELATEMGIQRLDSLLEMGRKSIKDVRGYLHQMDSPCQSPSLIQSLQNLGAEFQEHAQVNVSFRTFGEEYQLSRQAKIAFIRCLQESLTNAVRHGQGTEIIVSLQFEQQYTRLEVQDNGKGNVEWQEGFGMNAMKERAMNLQGQLSVYTKPDEGMLVTCTIPRQTEIKDGLIRLLIVDDQPFVRESLRTLLDRYEDLNVVGLAEDGNQAIDLCGRLQPHVILMDLDMQHMDGVEATKKIKQQWPHIRVLIFTTFQDTEQALESFRNGADGFLLKSIETLELANTIRLIHKGGTLIDQGMSHKIFEKFDEQKETPQSKATAYELTTREIEILQLVAKGLRYTTIASRLYLSNGTVRNYASTAYTKLGVRNKEEAVQKALEIGIIE; translated from the coding sequence TTGTTTGATATGGTTAAATATTGGTTTTGGTATGATTGGATTATGTTAGGAATCCGTCTACTTGCTAGTGTGTCTATCATTCTAGCTACATTAAATTTTCAGGATGGTTTAACATTACCACTTTGGATTATTATTGTTTGGGAAATTATTGCCTTCTCTGTTCCATGGGTAGCCTTACTATTCAATTATAAATATTATTTATTCACAGAAATATTGCTTTATGGTGGACTATGTATATATTTAACCTCTTTATTTCCAGAGGCTTACAATATTTTTCTTATATCAGTGTTTCTTATCGCAGCAAATAGTAAGCATTTGTCCTATTATTGGACAGCTCCAACAACAATTTTTATAACAACTGGAATTTTCTATGCAGTTGCGCCAAGTAATAGCTATTGGGTTATGGTCATCTATTATGGATTCGCTTATGTAATGGGATTCGCCTTCCATTTATTAATCGTCAATCATAAGCAAAATGAAGCAATTCGTAAACAAAACGCAGTACTTGAGCAGTATATGTCTCAGATTGAACGCATTACACTGGCAGAGGAACGAAACAGACTGTCGAATGAGCTTCATGATACAGTTGGTCACGCTTATACTTCTATTATTATGGGAATGGAAACGTTGCGCACCGAACTTGCTACTGAAATGGGTATACAGAGGCTAGATTCTCTGCTGGAAATGGGACGTAAAAGTATCAAGGACGTGAGAGGTTACCTACATCAAATGGATTCTCCGTGTCAATCGCCTTCCTTGATTCAATCTCTACAAAACCTTGGAGCCGAATTTCAGGAGCACGCTCAGGTAAATGTAAGTTTTAGGACATTCGGAGAGGAATATCAATTGTCTCGGCAAGCGAAAATCGCATTCATTCGTTGCTTACAAGAGTCCCTTACGAATGCAGTACGTCATGGTCAAGGGACTGAAATTATAGTTTCATTGCAGTTTGAACAACAATATACGAGGTTAGAAGTTCAAGATAACGGAAAAGGAAATGTAGAATGGCAGGAAGGCTTTGGTATGAATGCGATGAAAGAGCGGGCAATGAATTTGCAAGGTCAATTGTCTGTATATACAAAGCCAGATGAAGGTATGCTTGTTACTTGTACCATACCACGACAAACTGAAATAAAAGATGGACTTATTCGTTTGTTAATTGTAGACGATCAGCCATTTGTTCGGGAAAGTTTGAGGACACTACTCGATAGATATGAAGATTTAAATGTAGTCGGTTTGGCTGAGGATGGCAATCAAGCCATCGATTTATGTGGGCGCCTTCAACCTCATGTTATACTTATGGATTTAGATATGCAGCACATGGATGGAGTCGAAGCAACCAAAAAAATTAAGCAACAATGGCCACATATCCGCGTATTGATTTTTACAACTTTTCAGGATACCGAACAGGCGTTGGAATCATTTCGCAACGGTGCGGATGGTTTTTTACTCAAATCTATTGAAACGTTGGAACTAGCTAATACAATCCGACTTATTCACAAAGGTGGGACACTGATTGACCAAGGGATGTCTCACAAAATATTCGAGAAGTTTGATGAGCAAAAAGAGACACCACAATCAAAAGCAACCGCTTATGAGCTAACAACAAGGGAGATAGAAATATTGCAGCTAGTAGCAAAAGGACTTCGATACACTACCATAGCATCAAGGTTATATTTATCGAATGGTACGGTCAGAAATTATGCTTCCACAGCTTATACAAAGCTAGGAGTCCGTAACAAAGAAGAGGCTGTTCAAAAGGCTCTAGAAATTGGAATTATTGAATAA
- a CDS encoding penicillin acylase family protein, with amino-acid sequence MEVVIKKKRTRGKRIFIWSSSIVLLLVICAAIFLNIYTLRSVPKIDGTIKLEDLQRAVTVKRDSKGVPHIKAENAHDLYFSQGYVQAQDRLFQMDLSRRQASGMLSEVVGEAAVDRDKLFRTLGLRRAAEASVSQYDGEAKYALQSFADGINAFISEAKEEKKLPVEFTILGYEPAEWSIVDTLTIGKYMAFDLGGHWHGQAFRYWALKNLPKEQANELFPTYPKDAPRLLAELENTNVNVAQSFAKTIIPPEFNGSNNWVISGEKSASGKPILADDPHLSLATPSIWYQSQLEMKDLNVSGVIFAGVPGVILGHNDKIAWGVTNTGPDVQDLYIEKRNPNNENEFLYNDKWEKATVVDESIKVKGGKTIPYKVTVTRHGPVISEFADKGKEKTKTVFALKWTALEPSAELKAVLNMNKAKDWNEFEMALQDFHTPTQNFVFASNDGKIAYKANGNIPVRKKGDGSLPVPGWTDEYEWEGYIPFDQLPKVINPKQGFISTANNKIVDDHYPYHISNTWAQPYRQMRIQEFLQEKEKYTVKDLEELQMDQKNLYGKEFTPIFLKELNKASLNEVEKEGIKQLTKWNFYDSKDEAAPLLFHLLMKEISNTLFSKEIPKDMMELFEGKSQVVDELMRKEVAGENTAWFTKYGGFTKVVHTSYENVMKKLQKEYGPDVAEWKWGDYHQLAFTHPISKSSSMLALLAFNREKPVPIGGSQVTVQAASYGDNGIVNHGASWRFVIDTNDMSNGYHIVGPGQSGHFRSDWYHDQIDDWVNGTYHTTTLNTEGIEGKVLNLEPK; translated from the coding sequence ATGGAAGTCGTTATAAAGAAGAAACGAACTAGGGGTAAGAGAATTTTTATTTGGTCTAGCAGTATCGTTCTTTTGTTAGTTATCTGTGCAGCAATTTTTTTGAACATATATACGCTTAGATCGGTGCCAAAGATAGATGGAACGATAAAACTAGAGGATTTACAACGTGCTGTTACGGTAAAGCGAGATAGTAAAGGGGTACCGCATATTAAAGCGGAAAATGCACATGATTTATATTTTTCACAAGGGTATGTACAAGCGCAAGATCGTTTGTTTCAAATGGATTTAAGTAGAAGGCAAGCTTCTGGTATGTTGAGTGAAGTTGTAGGAGAAGCAGCTGTTGATCGAGATAAGTTGTTTCGAACACTCGGTTTAAGGCGAGCAGCCGAAGCATCTGTTAGTCAATATGACGGGGAAGCGAAATATGCTCTGCAGTCATTTGCTGATGGGATAAATGCTTTTATAAGTGAGGCGAAAGAGGAAAAGAAATTGCCGGTCGAGTTTACTATATTAGGTTATGAGCCTGCTGAATGGTCAATTGTTGATACGTTAACAATTGGGAAGTATATGGCGTTTGATTTAGGCGGACATTGGCACGGACAGGCGTTTCGATATTGGGCGCTGAAAAATTTACCGAAAGAGCAAGCAAATGAGTTATTTCCTACATATCCGAAAGATGCGCCTAGATTGCTAGCTGAACTGGAAAATACAAATGTGAATGTCGCACAAAGTTTTGCAAAAACAATCATTCCGCCAGAGTTTAATGGTAGCAATAACTGGGTCATAAGCGGTGAGAAGAGTGCGTCTGGTAAGCCGATTTTAGCAGATGACCCTCATTTATCTCTTGCGACGCCTTCTATTTGGTATCAATCACAACTTGAAATGAAAGATTTGAATGTAAGTGGCGTTATTTTTGCTGGCGTACCAGGTGTTATTTTAGGACACAATGACAAAATAGCATGGGGCGTTACGAATACCGGTCCTGATGTACAAGATTTATATATTGAAAAGAGAAATCCTAATAATGAAAATGAATTTCTGTATAACGATAAGTGGGAAAAAGCTACTGTTGTGGATGAATCTATTAAAGTAAAGGGCGGGAAAACAATTCCGTATAAAGTAACGGTTACGAGGCATGGTCCAGTTATTTCAGAGTTTGCGGATAAAGGGAAAGAGAAAACGAAAACGGTATTCGCTTTGAAATGGACTGCCTTGGAGCCTTCCGCTGAATTAAAGGCTGTATTAAATATGAATAAAGCGAAAGATTGGAATGAGTTTGAAATGGCTCTTCAAGACTTCCATACCCCAACTCAAAACTTTGTATTTGCATCAAATGATGGCAAAATTGCTTATAAAGCAAATGGAAATATACCAGTGCGTAAAAAAGGTGATGGTAGTCTGCCAGTGCCTGGATGGACAGACGAATATGAATGGGAAGGGTATATCCCGTTTGATCAGCTACCAAAAGTAATCAATCCAAAACAAGGGTTTATTTCCACTGCGAATAATAAAATTGTAGATGATCATTATCCGTATCATATTAGTAATACGTGGGCACAGCCATATAGACAAATGCGTATTCAAGAGTTTTTACAAGAGAAGGAAAAGTATACCGTGAAAGATTTAGAAGAGTTACAGATGGATCAAAAGAATTTATACGGGAAAGAGTTTACTCCTATATTTTTAAAAGAGTTAAATAAAGCATCTTTAAATGAAGTAGAGAAAGAAGGCATAAAACAATTAACAAAGTGGAATTTTTACGATAGTAAAGATGAAGCGGCACCATTACTATTCCATTTGTTAATGAAAGAGATTTCAAATACGTTATTTTCAAAAGAAATACCGAAAGATATGATGGAGTTATTTGAAGGGAAGTCACAAGTTGTTGATGAATTGATGCGAAAAGAAGTAGCGGGAGAAAATACCGCTTGGTTTACGAAGTACGGGGGCTTCACGAAAGTTGTGCATACATCGTACGAGAATGTAATGAAGAAATTACAGAAGGAATATGGCCCCGATGTTGCAGAGTGGAAGTGGGGCGATTACCATCAACTTGCTTTTACACACCCAATTTCAAAATCATCTAGTATGTTAGCGCTACTTGCGTTTAATCGTGAGAAACCAGTTCCAATTGGCGGAAGTCAAGTTACCGTTCAAGCAGCGAGTTACGGCGATAACGGTATTGTCAATCATGGAGCTTCTTGGCGATTCGTCATTGATACGAATGATATGTCAAACGGTTATCATATCGTAGGACCAGGACAATCGGGACATTTTAGAAGTGATTGGTATCATGATCAAATAGATGATTGGGTAAATGGAACGTATCATACGACTACATTGAATACGGAGGGGATAGAAGGGAAGGTGTTAAATTTAGAGCCGAAGTGA
- a CDS encoding DnaD domain-containing protein encodes MAVYRNVQVNFWQDEFILDLTPEERYFYIYLLTGTKTKQCGIYVLPKRVAELETGYNMETVEKLLNRFVEYGKILYDAETKELYILNWLHYNPIVNTNVEKCVLRELKTVKNKEFVHMFLRKCLEEEWKIPLLLQHFGMPEEEDNSSLEVVVEEEEIEEDTPHGEVYKFYEQHISSLSPYIVKELKGWIRKVSGNTVLEALKIAFEQNKRTLAYVKGILRNWCKKERGDLREGKEGVFSLHDP; translated from the coding sequence ATGGCGGTGTACCGTAATGTGCAGGTGAATTTTTGGCAAGATGAATTCATATTAGATTTAACGCCAGAGGAGCGTTATTTTTATATATATTTGTTAACGGGTACGAAAACGAAGCAATGTGGAATTTACGTATTACCGAAGCGTGTGGCAGAACTTGAAACAGGCTACAATATGGAGACTGTTGAGAAGTTATTAAATAGGTTTGTTGAATACGGAAAGATTCTATACGATGCGGAAACGAAAGAGTTATACATACTAAATTGGTTACACTATAACCCTATTGTAAATACGAATGTAGAAAAATGTGTGTTACGTGAGTTAAAGACTGTAAAAAATAAAGAGTTCGTACATATGTTTTTACGTAAATGTCTTGAAGAAGAATGGAAGATTCCGTTGTTATTGCAGCATTTTGGTATGCCAGAAGAAGAGGATAATAGTAGTTTAGAAGTAGTTGTTGAAGAAGAAGAGATAGAAGAGGATACTCCGCATGGTGAAGTTTATAAATTTTACGAGCAACATATAAGTAGTCTATCTCCATATATTGTGAAGGAATTGAAGGGGTGGATACGAAAAGTTTCAGGAAATACCGTACTAGAGGCACTTAAAATTGCGTTTGAACAGAATAAGCGAACGCTTGCTTATGTGAAGGGGATTTTGAGGAATTGGTGTAAGAAAGAACGGGGGGATTTAAGGGAAGGAAAGGAAGGAGTATTCAGTTTACATGATCCATAG